AGCCTGAAAAGTTCTTTTCTGCGGTAATTTGGGGATTACCCAAAGGAGGAAAAAGCAATTTAGCAATTCGTTTGGCTGATTACTTAGAAGAATATTTTGGCAGAGTCTTATACATTGCTGCGGAAGAAGGCGAGAGTGTGACCCTTCAACAAAAAATTAAAGATATTGGTGGAAGTAAAATGAAAATACTTGAAACAAGAGATAAGGATGAAATTAAGAGCTTTCTATCGAAGAGCACATTTGATTTTGTATTTATTGATAGTATTAATGTTGCCGGAATTGAGAGCGAGTTTTTAGAACTATTAAAAAATGAAAACACTAGCAAATCTTTTGTGGCCATAACACAAGCAACAAAATCGGGTAATTTTAAGGGCGACCAGTCTTTAACGCACAACTGCGATTTCATAATAAAGGTGGTGGATGGCATTGCGTATCAAGAAGGCCGATTTAGCCCAGCTTCCGAGGTCAATATTTTTGAGAAACCGCTTTATGAGAAGAATAAGAAAAAAATCGAGGAATTCAATTGGGGCTTAGATCGATTTAAAATTAAAAAGGCTCCAAAGAGTAGAATTTTGAAACCTTTTGCGGAGGCATTTCCGGAAACTGTAGAACAGGATTTTTCAAAAATTAATAGAATTATGAAAAATAAATCTGATAAAGAATTTAATTATAAAGGCCTTTTAATAGGGACAGGAATATTTGTTGCAGGCACTTTGATTTATCAGGTTTTTAAATCAAATGAATAATTCTCAGTTTCCGGAAATCCAAAGTGGAACTAACCGGAATTTTTGTTCTTGAAATTAGCAAAAGATGCGCGATTTGCCACCTTTAGGAAGAACTATCTCTACTCTGAACAAATAAAGACCCAGTAGCCAATATAGAATTAGATATTTCGCATGAATTATTTCATGTGGCTCACCATTACTACTCCAGAATTATAGAGACTTGCTAACTAATGAATTGCTGTATTGGGAAAAGAGGAAGAATAAATAGGGATGATTGCTTGCTAAAAAAAACTAAAATTAAGTGCGATTTAATATTGTAAATTAAAAATAAATGACTTAATTCGTACTACGAACTCTGAAATAATAGCGACAAAATATTTTTTCTTCTTTTTTTGTGTCGTTGTTTAACTTATTAATTCGTTTTTGAAATTTTTCTTATCAATTTAAATCTTTTTAAAAATGCCTTGTTCTGCTTTTAGTTTCAATTTTATGAATAAAAAACATTTATTGATTTTGATTCTACTTTTTTCAGGTGCATTGTATTCTCAGCCTACACTTAGTTTAGATTGGGCGGACAAAGATCCCATTGCAACTGGTACGTTTATTCAGCACGATAGCCAAAATACTATTATAACGGTGGGAAGGCAGGGAACTAACATATTTGGTTCTTATGTGAATTTATATATTGAAAAGCACGACACTATCGGGAATTCGCTATGGACTCAAATTTATAGCGATAATGTTGGCTTCTTATTTCGTCCTAAGGATATGTGGATCGATTCTTATGATAACATATATGTTATGGGCCGATCAGGATCTTTTTCTCAATCAGCGCAAGGTTTCATTATTAAATACAACAGTCAGGGAAACTTCCAATGGCTCAGATATTTTGGAGACGCACAAGGGTTAGTGGGAGAGTTTAATGCAATGACAGTTTATAATGACCAATTTATATACATAGCCGGAAAAATGGATTCCTTGAGTGGTAATGGTGTAAGAAAGAGTGTTCTAGTTAAATATGACAGTTTTGGAAATTTGCTTTGGTTCACCATGGATTCATCGACCGATTACAAGGAGGGGATATGTGCAGAAGTTGATGGTTTGGGGAATATTTATTTAGTAGGTTCAACTACCTGTTGTCCTCCCGGTTCAGATACCTTTATAGAAAAGTATGATTCATTAGGAAACAAAATTTGGGAGACAGTTATTCAAGATTCTGCTTATCAGTATGGAGTTCCAAATACAACTATAATTGATGATTCAGCGAATGTATATATTGGCGCATCTATCGAAGGACTTTCTACCACTACCGGTTTTGATTGCGGAACTTTAAAGATTGACAGTAGTGGTATTCTTAAATGGATGATACCTTTTTATAGTGACACAAACAGTAACATTCAAGATATTCCTAAAGGTATTTTGATTGATAAAAGTTTCAATACTTATACATACGGAATATCAGTAGGAAATGGCTTCAATAGGGGATTTATAGTTAAATATGATATTAATGGTAATCAGAAGTGGAAGTTACTTGGGAAGGACACAACGGGTGGATATTGGTATCTAACCTTGAAGGCTAAATATTTAAACGATTCAACGATTATTCTTGGCGCTAGTGGTGGTTATCTTTCAAATGGTGGCAATGCGGTCACACTTTCCATAGACACTAGCGGCTTTGTTAACTGGCAACTAGGAACACCTTTTTATGGAAATTTTTACGATTTTGAATATTTTAATAATTCATCATATTACACAGGTTTTGTTAGAGATCCAAACTCTATTGTTGAAGATTCGCTTTTTACGATTAAGCTCAATTACAATACGGGTTTATCAGTTCGAAAGGTAGCTTTAAACTCTTTTGTGACCTTGTTCCCGAATCCCGCATCGAATGTTTTGAATGTCATATTAGATAATAAAATTAATCAGAAAGTTAATATTAGAATGTTTAATTCATTGGGCCAGAAAGTAATTTCAGCTTCATTCTTAACACCCAATGTGAAATTCGATATATCTACTCTTTCTTCTGGCATTTACTGGATAGAAATCGATATCGGAACAGAAATATTCAGCAGAAAAATAATAAAATTATAATCATTACTAAACCATCATAAAATGAAAACAGGAATAGAGATTCTTTTGACTTTTAAGAGCGTTGAAAAGGTAAAGATCTTTTTTGCGCTCCTGCTAACTTTTATAAACTTTCTTGCTTTTTCTCAGGTACCAGGGGAGCAAAGGGGACTATATGTAAACCGTTTTATTGCTCTTGATGGATCAGATGATATTGACCCTGCAAATAGTATTTTGGATGATAATGTAAAAGAGGATGCATTACTACAATATTGCATGGAAAATCACTTTACCTATATTTCTCTATATGGATTAAGAAATATATTTTACGGTACTTCCGGTCAACAAGATGATAAAATAGAGGCTCTGGAAGAATTTATTTGCAAAGCAAAAAATGATTATTGCATCCAGCTTGTTGGAAGTTCAGGAGCTTTTGATAAACTTGATATCAATCATATTGGAAACTTACGTGTAAGCAGCCCATTTATTTTTGATTCATCTGCTTATGAAACCGATTTTTACGATCACTTAAAATATATAGAAGAGGAAATTGCTGATGATGACCCTAGATTTCAAGTAGCAGAGAATGTTAAGCTTGCATTGAGATTGCTTAACATGAACAACCCTATTTATTTTGGCGGTGGCAGTGTATGCCGAAATAGCAATATACATATCGACATATTGACCACAGAATATGAATTTTGGAATCCTAATAGTAATCTTCTTTTTACTGATGGAATTGATCCTCCTGATCATAATGATTATTTGGATTTACTTTTTGATATGGATGATATACGCAACAATAGCCCAACAATTAGTTATGTAGAAACTTATTTGGGCACATTAGA
The sequence above is a segment of the Bacteroidota bacterium genome. Coding sequences within it:
- a CDS encoding T9SS type A sorting domain-containing protein, which translates into the protein MNKKHLLILILLFSGALYSQPTLSLDWADKDPIATGTFIQHDSQNTIITVGRQGTNIFGSYVNLYIEKHDTIGNSLWTQIYSDNVGFLFRPKDMWIDSYDNIYVMGRSGSFSQSAQGFIIKYNSQGNFQWLRYFGDAQGLVGEFNAMTVYNDQFIYIAGKMDSLSGNGVRKSVLVKYDSFGNLLWFTMDSSTDYKEGICAEVDGLGNIYLVGSTTCCPPGSDTFIEKYDSLGNKIWETVIQDSAYQYGVPNTTIIDDSANVYIGASIEGLSTTTGFDCGTLKIDSSGILKWMIPFYSDTNSNIQDIPKGILIDKSFNTYTYGISVGNGFNRGFIVKYDINGNQKWKLLGKDTTGGYWYLTLKAKYLNDSTIILGASGGYLSNGGNAVTLSIDTSGFVNWQLGTPFYGNFYDFEYFNNSSYYTGFVRDPNSIVEDSLFTIKLNYNTGLSVRKVALNSFVTLFPNPASNVLNVILDNKINQKVNIRMFNSLGQKVISASFLTPNVKFDISTLSSGIYWIEIDIGTEIFSRKIIKL